The proteins below come from a single Deinococcus humi genomic window:
- a CDS encoding methyl-accepting chemotaxis protein, whose product MSQNARLDPSLITKGLRSPSKPQRASKTARSTLLGQIGVGQKLALTAGLFALPITVLLYLTASGRQQDINFVQRELSGTQQIEAYGKLQTSVADFIGAKIAGDQLKMAAAGTAADQALETLQSGMAARGLEISSTTFEGVIQQWKLLEEAGAGPQGTFAVSMFNTFNSESMLPGLETLLTESNLLLDPTASSYFAIQGALVHLPEVQARLFTLALLAQSINEIQNMPALFNLLLPQYRDEAIRAGVALDAAFSAVARAEAQDPSLKESLGKAMAGLDEVRQTLSNGAGRDNITLASERLDSSTLRSAALKISAAVGVGNTEVKRLLAARLSAERRGMFVELLSVALLTVLAGLLLLAVARAITRPLTRLAQSARALEQGDLSVSVPVTTRDELGVVGLAFNAATAKLRVNQEQTEAERQAAQHLQANVGEFLDVTMQIAEGDLTARGRVSEDVLGNVVDSINLMTEELAAVLSDVQRASTSVTGSSKSMLESTEQIRQGTLVTTLETGRVTRQAQEMTAAIRQMSAIAQASADSAQRALSASETGQQAVSSTLKGMEAIRESSQDVAERVQSLTQRSEQIGEIVDSIGHIASQVNLLSLHASIEAAGAGEAGKRFAVVAEEIRELADLSTDATARIADLIAKVQGDVQGVAQNMRVNSAQVEQGYAVAGQAGEALREIAELAGVTAHFASNISDAAREQMREVQGMSGAVTQIAEVAKESQRSAETGREVAEQLQQLAQRLSGSLARFRLPG is encoded by the coding sequence ATGTCGCAAAACGCCCGCCTGGACCCCAGCCTGATCACCAAGGGCCTCCGCAGTCCATCCAAACCGCAACGCGCCTCCAAGACTGCCCGCAGCACCCTGCTGGGCCAGATCGGCGTGGGTCAGAAACTGGCCCTCACGGCGGGTCTGTTCGCGCTGCCGATCACCGTGTTGCTGTACCTGACCGCCAGCGGCAGGCAGCAGGACATTAATTTCGTGCAGCGCGAGCTGAGCGGCACACAGCAGATCGAGGCCTACGGCAAGCTGCAGACCTCGGTGGCCGACTTTATCGGGGCCAAGATAGCCGGCGATCAGCTCAAGATGGCGGCGGCAGGCACGGCGGCCGACCAGGCGCTGGAGACCCTGCAGAGCGGCATGGCCGCGCGTGGCCTAGAGATCAGTTCAACCACATTTGAAGGTGTGATCCAGCAATGGAAGCTGCTGGAAGAAGCCGGGGCTGGACCGCAGGGTACCTTTGCGGTCTCGATGTTCAACACCTTCAACAGTGAATCCATGCTGCCTGGGCTGGAAACGCTGCTCACGGAATCGAACCTGCTCCTCGACCCCACGGCCTCGTCATATTTCGCGATTCAGGGTGCGCTGGTGCACTTGCCGGAAGTGCAGGCACGGCTGTTCACCCTTGCCCTGCTGGCCCAGTCCATCAACGAGATCCAGAACATGCCCGCGCTGTTCAACCTGTTGCTTCCCCAGTACCGTGACGAGGCGATCCGCGCTGGCGTGGCCCTGGACGCGGCATTCAGCGCTGTGGCCCGTGCCGAGGCACAGGACCCCAGCCTGAAGGAAAGCCTCGGCAAGGCGATGGCCGGCCTTGACGAGGTGCGCCAGACGCTGAGCAACGGGGCCGGGCGCGACAACATCACTCTCGCCTCAGAACGGCTGGACTCCAGCACCCTCCGGAGCGCGGCCCTCAAAATTTCAGCCGCCGTCGGCGTGGGCAACACCGAGGTCAAGCGGCTGCTGGCGGCGCGCTTGAGCGCAGAGCGTCGCGGCATGTTCGTGGAACTGCTGTCGGTGGCGCTGCTCACGGTGCTGGCCGGACTGCTGCTGCTGGCGGTGGCCCGCGCCATTACGCGCCCGCTGACCCGCCTGGCCCAGTCGGCCCGCGCGCTGGAACAGGGCGACCTGAGCGTGTCGGTGCCGGTCACGACCCGCGACGAGCTGGGCGTGGTGGGTCTGGCCTTCAACGCGGCGACGGCCAAACTGAGGGTCAACCAGGAACAGACCGAGGCCGAGCGTCAGGCTGCCCAGCACCTCCAGGCCAACGTCGGCGAGTTCCTGGACGTGACCATGCAGATTGCCGAAGGTGATCTGACGGCGCGCGGCCGGGTGAGTGAGGACGTGCTGGGGAACGTGGTCGACTCGATCAACTTGATGACCGAGGAACTGGCCGCCGTGTTGAGCGACGTGCAGCGCGCGTCTACGTCGGTGACGGGCAGCTCGAAGTCCATGCTGGAGTCCACCGAGCAGATCCGGCAGGGAACCCTGGTGACCACCCTGGAAACCGGACGCGTGACCCGGCAGGCGCAGGAGATGACGGCGGCCATCCGGCAGATGTCGGCCATTGCGCAAGCCTCCGCCGATTCGGCGCAGCGTGCCCTGAGCGCTTCCGAAACGGGGCAGCAGGCCGTGAGCAGCACCCTGAAAGGCATGGAAGCTATCCGTGAGTCCTCCCAGGACGTCGCCGAACGGGTGCAGTCGCTGACCCAGCGCTCGGAGCAGATCGGGGAAATCGTGGACTCGATCGGCCACATCGCGTCACAGGTCAACCTGCTGTCCTTGCACGCCTCTATCGAGGCGGCGGGCGCGGGCGAGGCCGGCAAACGGTTCGCCGTGGTGGCCGAAGAAATTCGTGAACTGGCGGATCTGTCTACCGACGCCACCGCGCGTATCGCGGACCTGATCGCCAAGGTCCAGGGCGACGTGCAGGGCGTGGCGCAGAACATGCGGGTCAACAGCGCGCAGGTTGAGCAGGGCTACGCCGTGGCCGGACAGGCCGGTGAGGCCCTGCGTGAGATTGCCGAACTGGCCGGAGTCACCGCACACTTCGCCAGCAACATCTCGGACGCCGCGCGTGAGCAGATGCGGGAAGTGCAAGGCATGAGCGGCGCGGTGACCCAAATCGCCGAAGTGGCCAAGGAATCGCAGCGATCTGCCGAAACGGGCCGCGAGGTGGCCGAGCAACTGCAGCAACTCGCCCAGCGCCTGAGCGGCAGCCTGGCGCGGTTCCGTCTGCCCGGCTGA
- a CDS encoding response regulator, with product MAKILIVDDSPSDIRFMTDALKGTIHSCVTLTDSKAAEAAVEAERPQLALLDVVMPERNGYETLRALKRLPAAEGMKVIFVSSKGAETDVKWGLRQGAVDYLIKPYTPDQLLSLIARHV from the coding sequence ATGGCAAAAATTCTGATCGTCGACGACTCCCCCTCCGATATCCGCTTCATGACCGACGCCCTGAAGGGCACCATCCACAGCTGCGTGACCCTAACCGATTCCAAGGCGGCCGAGGCTGCGGTCGAGGCCGAGCGGCCCCAGCTGGCGCTGCTGGACGTGGTGATGCCCGAGCGTAACGGCTACGAGACCCTGCGCGCCCTGAAGCGTCTGCCTGCCGCCGAGGGCATGAAGGTGATCTTCGTGAGCAGCAAGGGTGCGGAGACCGACGTGAAATGGGGCCTGCGACAGGGAGCGGTGGACTACCTGATCAAGCCTTACACCCCCGATCAGCTCCTGAGCCTGATCGCCCGGCACGTCTGA
- a CDS encoding chemotaxis protein CheW: protein MQPYLLFRSGPRTLALPTRLVSQVVPIGTIAPLPATGGSLLGLAPAQGRAIPVVNLSALLGVEAPTPQADGSQLGLLCEAAGETLLLPIDDVIGNVNAEVQEGQALLQDGQFGDHPASLLGLAALSLAVGGRLQSV, encoded by the coding sequence TTGCAACCCTATCTGCTGTTCCGCAGCGGCCCGCGAACGCTGGCCCTGCCCACCCGCCTGGTGAGTCAGGTGGTGCCAATCGGCACCATTGCGCCGCTTCCTGCCACTGGCGGCAGTCTGCTGGGCCTGGCCCCGGCCCAGGGCCGCGCCATTCCGGTGGTCAACCTGTCCGCGCTGCTGGGGGTGGAGGCACCCACGCCCCAGGCAGACGGCAGTCAGCTGGGGCTGCTGTGCGAGGCGGCAGGGGAGACCCTGCTGCTGCCCATTGACGACGTGATCGGCAACGTGAATGCGGAGGTCCAGGAGGGACAGGCGCTGCTGCAAGACGGGCAGTTTGGAGACCACCCGGCGTCGCTGCTGGGGCTGGCGGCCCTGAGTCTGGCGGTTGGCGGACGCCTTCAGTCGGTCTAA
- a CDS encoding SDR family oxidoreductase, with translation MALKDLFDLSGKTALITGGSRGLGLQIAEALGEYGATVVLTARKQHELDEASAHLKSMGITAHVYANDLGDFASIDPTVEKIVAEVGKIDILVNNAGATWGAPTAEHPLDAWLKVMNVNLNGTFLITQSVLNRCMLPNGGGRIVNVASVAGLQGNDPRMAATLAYNTSKGGLVNFTRALAAEMADKGVTVNSICPGYFPTKMTRGTLAYGEQAILESTPMHRLGGDQDLKGLALLLSSDASAFMTGQNIAVDGGACIV, from the coding sequence GTGGCCCTGAAAGACCTGTTCGACCTGAGTGGCAAGACTGCCCTGATTACCGGAGGCTCGCGCGGCCTGGGCCTGCAGATCGCCGAAGCATTGGGCGAGTACGGGGCCACGGTGGTGCTGACCGCCCGCAAGCAACACGAGCTTGACGAGGCCAGCGCCCATCTAAAAAGCATGGGCATCACGGCCCACGTTTACGCCAATGATCTGGGCGATTTCGCCAGTATCGACCCCACCGTCGAGAAAATCGTGGCCGAGGTGGGCAAGATTGACATCCTGGTGAACAATGCCGGGGCCACCTGGGGTGCGCCCACCGCCGAACACCCGCTGGACGCGTGGCTGAAGGTGATGAACGTCAACCTCAACGGCACCTTCCTGATCACCCAGAGTGTCCTGAACCGCTGCATGCTGCCGAACGGGGGCGGGCGCATTGTCAACGTGGCCAGCGTCGCCGGGCTGCAGGGCAATGATCCGCGCATGGCCGCCACGCTGGCGTACAACACCTCCAAAGGCGGGCTGGTGAACTTCACCCGCGCGCTGGCCGCCGAGATGGCCGACAAGGGCGTAACCGTCAACAGCATCTGCCCCGGCTACTTTCCCACCAAGATGACCCGGGGTACGCTGGCCTACGGCGAACAGGCCATCCTGGAGTCCACCCCCATGCACCGGCTGGGCGGCGATCAGGATCTCAAGGGCCTCGCCCTGCTGCTCTCCAGCGATGCCAGCGCCTTCATGACCGGCCAGAACATCGCGGTGGACGGTGGGGCCTGTATCGTATGA